The window TTGTCCCAATACGTTCGTTTAAAGGAACGACCGACACGCCACGTATCCGGTGGTGTGCTGAATCGCTTCGAAACGGGCCTCATCGTCCAGTGATTCGGATGTACCGGAATCTGCTGAGGTGTAAGCGATCGAGAAAAGAAAGCGGGAGAGTCCAAATTTCCGATAGCCTCTCGCACCGTTCCGAGGCCTTTTCTCCGCCTGACTCGAATATCACCATATCCATATCCATCTGCTACCGCAGCAACCACAACGCGATTTCGCTTCTGCGGAACACCAAAATCCAACGAGCACAAGCGCATCGCAGTCGCGTTGAATTTTAGCTTGGAAATTTCGTCGAGAAGGCCCTGATAAAGCACGAGGTGCTTCGAATCTTGAATTCCTAAGACGTTTTCAAAAACGATGAAATCGACTCGGTATTTTCGCTTCAACTCATGAATGATTTCGAGGTACAAGCCAACCAATGCGTTGCGGGGATCGTTTGGATGAGACTCTGTATTAGCCCTTGAAAAACCTTGGCATGGCGGACCGCCTATGACTCCGACACGCGCCCCCGGTTCAATGTGACGTTCGACGAGGGCAATGACCCCTTTAGGACCAAGTTCGCGCAGGTCTACACAGTGGCTTTCAGAGCTAAAGTTACGACTGTGAGTCTTCACAGCTGCTGCGGACTTGTCGAGCGCAACCGCGATTGAAAAGCCGGCTTTCACGAAACCGAGATCGAGGCCACCGGCGCCACAAAAAAGCGAGACTATCTGAGGCAGCGCCCCACGCCGTTCATGTGAAGTAATCCTGCGTCTTGATCGAGAGGGCTTTTCGCCGATTAGGCGGCTCCCGGTATGGCTTTTAATCTTCACCGTTAGATTAGGATACGGTTCACCAACGACATCACACAACTACCTAATTTTGTTTATGATAGCGCCGAGAGCCATTCAATTTACAAGTTCAAGCAAATAAGGTAGTTCACGTCGGAAGCGGGATCAAACTCGCTACTCATCTAGCGTTCGTTTTGCGCAGCATGTACAGATGCAGAACCCTTGAAAAACGAGTTTCATTTCCTTGCATGTCTCCAGTCGGGTTCGCGTCTTCTGCTACCCACCTCGGCTTCTTCCCGTCACATGCAACCAGGATATTGGAGACCTTAATGAGGTGCGCATTTACAGGTAATTCACACCAGCGATACACCATGAAGCAGCAGTACGACGTTCTCCACGGGATGACGATTACGTTGATGCTCACAAAGACACATCAAGAATACCTTCAGCGGCTGCAGTAGCCATATCGTAACGGTTGCGGACACGTATTTAGATGTCGTTGAAGACTTCCAAACGCTGTGCGATCAAAACACCATCGTGGGAGTTCTACCGCGACAGATAGCTACTATCTAAATCGTCTTTCCGCGGAACGCGGATCAAGGCAGTGAGAACCTAACGCTATTCCTCCAATAGCCTATAGAAGAGAGCGATTTTGTTCAGGATCCGTCAAAGATCGCTTCGCAAGGGGAAAGTGCAGAAGGGGGAACGAGGCTGTTACCAAACTCTCCAAAGCTTTCGCGACAAGCGACCGCAGTTGAGTTCAGATGTCTATGAATTCAGAGTTGGGCGCTCAGGGCTCCCCGATCGACCCGATCAGCGCCGGAACACCAGCAACCTGCACCATACGTTTGAGGTTATAGGCCATTGTTGCAAGTCCAATTTCAATCCGGGCACCCTTCAGTCCGCGTAGGAGCAGCCTCGGATGCCCGAAGATCCGATACTTCATCGTTGCGAATGGGTGTTCGACAGTTGATCTTCGAAGTCTCATGGCTGCGGGAGTGGCACGCTCCTGCATGCGGAGCAACGTCTCTTCATGCAAGTGGCGAGTGAAGGACCGTTGTGACGCAAGAGTGCAGTTTGGCTTCAATGAACATGTCGAGCAATCGGCACTAGCAGCCCGATAGACGATATCAAGCTCCTTCGGCCGAGTCCGTTTTCTGTGAAGAGTTTTGCCAGCGGGACAAGTGTATGAGTCAGAGTCTGCTTGGTACTGAAAGTGTTCACGGGAGTAGAAGAGTCCGCCACTTCTTGTATGCACGTTACGTGCAGTTGGGATGTGTAGCTCAAATCCTTTCTGCTCGCATTCTGCGGCTTGCTTTCCATTGGAGTAACCGGCATCAGCCGTCACATGGAAGCTCTCCAGATTCAAGGCCCTTGCTGTCGCCTCAACCATTGGTTGCAACTGGCGATTATCAGCGGCGTCCAATACTACAGAATGCGTCACGATGATGGCGTGCTCCGCATCGACAGCGGTTTGAACGTTATACGCGGGTGCGGTCGCTCCCCTCATAAGCATGAAGTTTGCTTCGGGCTCAGGATGTTCCTTCAGCTTATTCAGCGCAGCCTGAACAGCGGAAGCGTCAACTTCTTCATGTTGCTCACTGTCCGCTTTCTCCATGGCGTCAAGGTATCGCTGCAACTGAAATCGCTCGCGGGCACTGTCGATGCTAGCCACTGCTCGAAACTTGCTTCCATCGATCGCTATCCATTCTCCACGAATAAGACCACAACCTTTAGCGAATCGTACAAGTTCCGCCCCAGCAGACGTTACGCTCTCCTGATGCATGCGCCGAAACTCAGCAATGGACTTGTAGTCCGGGTAAAGTCGCTCTAAGAGCCACATCAGTTCAACATTGCGTCGGCATTCAGCTTCTAAACGTCTAGAGGAACGCACTTGGTTCAGATACCCATAAAGATAAAGCTTGAGGAGTGCGCGAGGATCGTATCCGGGACGACCAGTGGCAGCGGGTTGTGCCCGCTCGAAACCTAGTTGAGCCATGTCTAGCTTCTCGACAAATGCGTCGATTACGCGGCAAACGTGGTTTGCCGGGACTAGGTCGTCTAAGACAACAGGAAAGAGTGTGGACTGTTTGCGTCCTTCACCTTCTATATAGGCCATAAGTGACGATGTCCTCGCGATTACGAAGACATCGTCTCATCCCTAGCTGTTTAAAAAATCGGAGGTCTTGAGTAGATCGTGATGTTCAGCACGAGACATTGCCTAAGCGTCCTTGCATCCGCCGCAGGAAAGGCGAGATCGTCAGGCCCTGCACCAAAATGGAGAACACTACCGTGATGTAAGTCGCTGCCAACAGCAAGTTGCGTTCTCTAGCGGGTTCCTGCGGAAGCGAGAGGGCAAGAGCAACTGCCAGCGCTCCTCGAAGCCCGCCCCAGGTCAATATCATCACATTGCCAGTCACCCTCTGACGACAAACCGCGAGTGTGCGTACTACTGCGGTTACGCTGGCGAAACGTGCAATGAGCACTATGGGAATTGCGATCAATCCTGCCGTTAGCAGAGAAAAGCTGAGAGGAAGGATGAGTAGCTGTAGGCCCAGCAAGAGAAAGAGCACGACATTCATAATATCGTCGATCAATTCCCAGAACTTCTCAAGGTGATCTCGGGTGTTCGGGGACATCGCGAAGCGCCGCGCAGTCCCGCTGACCATAAGTCCAGCGGCAACAGCTTCAAGAGGCGCCGAGAGATGAAGTTTGTCGGCCAGGACGTAACCTCCCATGGCCAGAGCAAGCGTAAGCATGACCTCAACACGATAGCTATCGACCATCCGGATGAGACGGTACGTCAGATACCCAAGTGTCATTCCCAGCACAATACCTCCACCTGCCTCTCCGAGCAACAAGGCTCCAAACGTCGCAGGGGAAGGCAAGCTGCCATGGCCCGATCCCTTAGCCGAAGCCCCCAGAAGCGCGACGAAAATTACGGCACCAACTCCGTCGTTGAACAACGACTCACCCGCAAGCTGGATCTTCAGTTCTGGCGGAGCACCCACGCGCTGCAGCATATCCAGCACCGCAATCGGATCGGTGGGCGAGATCAATGCCCCAAACAGAAGTGCCTGCGTCCAACTGATCGGGATGCCTGCAATGTGCAAACCCGTTTTGAATAGGAATCCGACGATGACCGTCGAAATCGCGGTGGCGAAAATAGCCAAACTGAGTACAGATACGCGTTCACATCCGAGCTGCTTGAGATCAAGTTGCAGAGCTCCAGCGAATAGAAGGAATGCGAGCATGCCGTGGAGGACTGCCTGATTGAAATCGATGCCGGATACCAGCAGATGAGCGCTCGCCTGAAGCGCTGGGACAGTGTGCCCGCCCACAATGAGAGCGCAGGCGGCAGCCAAAGACAGGACCATCGTCCCGATACTTGTTGGCAATCGAAGTACCCGATAACTGAGGAAGCTGAAGAGAGCACCGAGTGTGACAAGTGCGCTAAGCAGCGCGAATGAAGGCATCATGTCGGCTATCGCTAGGATAGATGATTGAGAATCGGCACATCGGCGTCCTCTGGACGGTTCTTCAGTCGGGAAACTTGTTCTCTCGACGTGCGGATCGGATTGGTAACAGGTTTCATAACAGCATCGCTCGCCGTTCCTGCACTTTTCCCTTTGCTGCCTGTGGCGTTCCAACTTCCACAAGAGCGTTTGTCGGTAGTTACTCAGTGCGCTCAGGATTTGACGACTGCAGGATAATTTTCGTTCGAACTATGGCTGGCGACACCATTTTTGCATCTGATGGCTTGACGCACGTCAGCGCGAGGGCCTTTTCGGCAACGCTGTGAAAGGTTCTATTGACATCCGTTCAACGCAACAACGTCAAAATCAGCGGCAAAGGCTCAAAAGTCATCATGTTTGCCCATGGCTACGGCTGCGATCAAGCGATGTGGCGCGCCGTCGCTCCTTCGTTCGAAAACGACTACAAGGTCATCCTGTTCGACTATGTAGGTTCCGGTCACTCCGACTCCACAGCTTTCAGTCGTACCCAGTACAGCACCCTTCGAGGGTACGCTGCTGACGTGATCGCGATTATCGAAGAGTTGAAGCTCGAGAAGGTCAACTTCATTGCGCACTCGGTGAGTTCCATGATCGGCGCGCTCGCAGCCATCCAACGTCCAGAGTTGTTCGAGAACCTCGTCATGATCGGTCCATCCCCGAGTTACATCAATGACGGCGAATATCTGGGAGGATTCGAGCGGTCTGACATTGAGGACCTGCTTGAAATGCTGGACAACAACCACTCCGGTTGGTCAGCGATGATGGCGCCCATCATCATGGGAAACCCCGAACGACCGGAACTTGCCGCCGAGCTGGAAGCAAGTTTTTGCAGTACAGACCCGATCCATGCGCAGCATTTTGCGCGAGTGACCTTCCTGTCGGACAATCGCGCCGATCTATTGAACCTACGCTCCCGCACGCTGATCCTGCAATGCGATAAAGACTCCATCGCTCCCGTCAGCGTGGGACAATATGTGCAACGATGTATACCCAAGAGCCAGCTGATTGTGATGGAGGCGACGGGCCACTGTCCGCATCTGAGCTCGCCGGGCGTCGTGACCCAAGCGATCCAGGACTTCCTTTGATCGAGTTGTCATCTCAGCAGGGGTTCTCTTCGTTTGAAGACCTGTTTGAGAACGCCCCATGCGGCTATGTCGTGCTGAACCTGGATGGGCAGATCGTCCAGGCGAATGCGGCGTTTCTGGAGCTTTCGAAGCTTGATCGTGACAGAGTCATTGGTGCAAGTTTCCGCAATCTTCTGGGTTCTGCGGGTGCCATCTTTTTTGATACACAACTGCTGCCTGCTCTGCTATTGAACGGTCGCCGCAAGGAGATCGCGCTGGATTTGCGAACTGCACGGGGCCGTGTTCCAGTCCTCGTGAACTTCACTGTCCAGTACGTCGAAGGTGTGCCAGTCAGCATCCGTGCTGTTCTGCTGGACGCGGCTGAGAGACGACAGTTTGAACGAGACCTTCTGCGTTCTCGCAACGAAGCCGAACAGTTATCTGAAGTGATCCTTCACTCGTCGGACGCTGTCATTACATCCCACATCGACGGCACAATTCGTAACTGGAGCAACGGGGCCGCGAAGATGTTTGGGCTCAGCTCTGCTGAGGCCGTGGGACGTTCTTTTACGGAACTGATTCTGCCGACCGATGCGAGAGATTTCCTTGCGATCCCGATCCGGGAGCTGGCAGAGGGCCGCGAGTTCAACGGCGAGATCGTCGCGTGCCGTGCAGATGGTACGCGGTTTGACGCTTCGATTATGTTGACTCCGCACATGGAGGCACCCGGAACCTTTCTCGCGTCCTCAGCGGTGCTACGTGACATCTCAAACCAGAAGCGCGCCGAGAGGGCTTTGCTGCAGAATGAAAAACTGGCATCGGTCGGCAGATTGGCTAGTTCCATTGCGCACGAGATCAACAACCCTCTCGAAGCAGTGACCAACCTGCTTTACATCCTTGACTTGAAAGTTTCTACGCCGGAACTGAAGTCGTTGGTGACCATGGCGCAGGAAGAGCTGGCCAGGGTCTCGCAAATCACCACCCACACGCTGCAATTCCATCGTCAAAGCAGCAACCGGACAGACCTAAACGTGACGACGCTGTTTGAGTCCGTTATTGCTCTTTATCGCGCGAGGCTCCGGAACTCAAACATCGAACCGCGTATGAGCGCCCGGACCACACATACACTTCATTGTCACGAGGGCGAGCTCCGGCAGATTGTCCTGAACATAGTTGGAAACGCTGCGGACGCAATGAAGAACGGGGGCGTGTTGCAGCTTCGATGCAGTAATTCAAGAAACTGGCGGAACGGAGAAAATGGCGTCCGCATTCTCATTGCGGACACCGGCACAGGGATGGACAAAGCGACCCTGTCCAGGATTTTCGAGCCGTTCTTTTCCACCAAGGGAATCGGGGGCACCGGCCTTGGGCTGTGGGTTACGAAGGATCTGGTTCAGAAAAACAAAGGGTTTATGACCGTCCGGAGTTCCGAACATCCCAGGCATTCTGGAACAGTCTTCAGCCTATTTTTCCCACACCCCCACTGAACGCAGACAGAACGCACCTTCGGGTTGATGAAGACAAGATCAGTCTTGATAAATCGACCCAACGTCAGCTATTCAGCTCCGCAAATAACGGTCGGTGAGTTTCGCAACAGGCTTGTTCCCCTTTCCTGCACTTTTCCCCTTTACTGCCTGCGGCTCTTTACTCACTACAAGTGCGTTTCTCAGGACTAAGCATCTGACAGAGACAATTTGCATCCCGCCGGGCTGCGCCATGCGTCATGGTTGGTGAAGGCAGTATGGCTCATGAGGCAGGTCCATTTTCCAACAAACGGCATTCGGCAGGCTCAGTGAATTTCTCGTGAGCACGGTTTCTTTGGGAACTTCACTCGTTTGAGATTCGTAGCACTACCAGCTTCACTAAGGGATAACTATGCACTCGTTGAAATGGCAGTCTTCGTCGATAGTCATTCTTTCGGCGGCATCGATATTCTCCCTCTCCGCCTTCGCTCAAGGTAGCGGGATTGCGAACACGGATGCGGTGCGTCGGGTTCGGGGCAACACGGTCTACTCGAACGAAGCCCCCAAAGTACAAATGAGCATCGCAAAGGGATTCAGGTTTGTCGGCACGCAGCACATCAACCTCTATGGCGTTGCGGAAGCGGAGCAATTTATTTTCGTAAAGGGAGAGCGAGGCGGTGCCGTCAAGAGCTTTTACTGGTTGCAGTTCGAGCATTTCCTCCCGTCCAATGACAGAACCTATAACTACGGTTCCCTAAGTCCTTTGCAGCTAGGCGACCTGCAGTTCAACTCCGACGTAAAAAGCTGGGCTGATTTGACGGCGGCGCTCAAGGAAGATCAGGCGTCGGATGCCGCTGCAGCGGCACGGCTTCTTGCAAAGCAGGG of the Terriglobus sp. TAA 43 genome contains:
- a CDS encoding DNA cytosine methyltransferase, which encodes MKIKSHTGSRLIGEKPSRSRRRITSHERRGALPQIVSLFCGAGGLDLGFVKAGFSIAVALDKSAAAVKTHSRNFSSESHCVDLRELGPKGVIALVERHIEPGARVGVIGGPPCQGFSRANTESHPNDPRNALVGLYLEIIHELKRKYRVDFIVFENVLGIQDSKHLVLYQGLLDEISKLKFNATAMRLCSLDFGVPQKRNRVVVAAVADGYGYGDIRVRRRKGLGTVREAIGNLDSPAFFSRSLTPQQIPVHPNHWTMRPVSKRFSTPPDTWRVGRSFKRTYWDKPSPTIAFGHREIHVHPSCKRRLSIYEALLLQGFPERFVLEGTFSAQVEQVSNAVPPPVAFAVATAIKHSVDGVSK
- a CDS encoding IS1182 family transposase — protein: MAYIEGEGRKQSTLFPVVLDDLVPANHVCRVIDAFVEKLDMAQLGFERAQPAATGRPGYDPRALLKLYLYGYLNQVRSSRRLEAECRRNVELMWLLERLYPDYKSIAEFRRMHQESVTSAGAELVRFAKGCGLIRGEWIAIDGSKFRAVASIDSARERFQLQRYLDAMEKADSEQHEEVDASAVQAALNKLKEHPEPEANFMLMRGATAPAYNVQTAVDAEHAIIVTHSVVLDAADNRQLQPMVEATARALNLESFHVTADAGYSNGKQAAECEQKGFELHIPTARNVHTRSGGLFYSREHFQYQADSDSYTCPAGKTLHRKRTRPKELDIVYRAASADCSTCSLKPNCTLASQRSFTRHLHEETLLRMQERATPAAMRLRRSTVEHPFATMKYRIFGHPRLLLRGLKGARIEIGLATMAYNLKRMVQVAGVPALIGSIGEP
- a CDS encoding sodium:proton antiporter, whose amino-acid sequence is MMPSFALLSALVTLGALFSFLSYRVLRLPTSIGTMVLSLAAACALIVGGHTVPALQASAHLLVSGIDFNQAVLHGMLAFLLFAGALQLDLKQLGCERVSVLSLAIFATAISTVIVGFLFKTGLHIAGIPISWTQALLFGALISPTDPIAVLDMLQRVGAPPELKIQLAGESLFNDGVGAVIFVALLGASAKGSGHGSLPSPATFGALLLGEAGGGIVLGMTLGYLTYRLIRMVDSYRVEVMLTLALAMGGYVLADKLHLSAPLEAVAAGLMVSGTARRFAMSPNTRDHLEKFWELIDDIMNVVLFLLLGLQLLILPLSFSLLTAGLIAIPIVLIARFASVTAVVRTLAVCRQRVTGNVMILTWGGLRGALAVALALSLPQEPARERNLLLAATYITVVFSILVQGLTISPFLRRMQGRLGNVSC
- a CDS encoding alpha/beta fold hydrolase: MFAHGYGCDQAMWRAVAPSFENDYKVILFDYVGSGHSDSTAFSRTQYSTLRGYAADVIAIIEELKLEKVNFIAHSVSSMIGALAAIQRPELFENLVMIGPSPSYINDGEYLGGFERSDIEDLLEMLDNNHSGWSAMMAPIIMGNPERPELAAELEASFCSTDPIHAQHFARVTFLSDNRADLLNLRSRTLILQCDKDSIAPVSVGQYVQRCIPKSQLIVMEATGHCPHLSSPGVVTQAIQDFL
- a CDS encoding PAS domain S-box protein — translated: MIELSSQQGFSSFEDLFENAPCGYVVLNLDGQIVQANAAFLELSKLDRDRVIGASFRNLLGSAGAIFFDTQLLPALLLNGRRKEIALDLRTARGRVPVLVNFTVQYVEGVPVSIRAVLLDAAERRQFERDLLRSRNEAEQLSEVILHSSDAVITSHIDGTIRNWSNGAAKMFGLSSAEAVGRSFTELILPTDARDFLAIPIRELAEGREFNGEIVACRADGTRFDASIMLTPHMEAPGTFLASSAVLRDISNQKRAERALLQNEKLASVGRLASSIAHEINNPLEAVTNLLYILDLKVSTPELKSLVTMAQEELARVSQITTHTLQFHRQSSNRTDLNVTTLFESVIALYRARLRNSNIEPRMSARTTHTLHCHEGELRQIVLNIVGNAADAMKNGGVLQLRCSNSRNWRNGENGVRILIADTGTGMDKATLSRIFEPFFSTKGIGGTGLGLWVTKDLVQKNKGFMTVRSSEHPRHSGTVFSLFFPHPH